A part of Armatimonadota bacterium genomic DNA contains:
- the rplT gene encoding 50S ribosomal protein L20, whose translation MARVKRGVVVRRRHKKILKLARGYYGAKSRWFKLANQYVLRALAAAYRDRRKRKRDFRRLWIARINAAARANGVTYSRLIRGLRQSGIAVNRKVLADLAVTDRAAFADLVARAKEGLKS comes from the coding sequence ATGGCACGGGTCAAGCGCGGCGTGGTGGTACGCCGCCGCCACAAGAAGATTCTCAAGCTGGCCCGCGGCTACTACGGCGCCAAGAGCCGCTGGTTCAAGCTGGCGAACCAGTACGTGCTCCGGGCCCTGGCGGCCGCCTACCGGGACCGCCGCAAGCGCAAGCGCGACTTCCGGCGCCTGTGGATCGCCCGCATCAACGCCGCGGCCCGGGCCAACGGCGTCACCTACAGCCGGCTGATCCGCGGCCTGCGGCAGTCGGGGATCGCCGTCAACCGGAAAGTGCTGGCCGACCTGGCCGTCACCGACCGGGCCGCGTTTGCCGACCTGGT